The genomic interval GCAGTGCAGGATGCCGAAGAAGATATAGCTCTGTGGAAACGCGATCCGCGTCGCCAGGGTGATGAGGAGCGCCGCCCCGCCGATCCGCGCGAGCCGCATGGCGAAGGGCCGCCAGCGCACGCCGTCGCCATTGGCGAGCACGAGGCCGACGCCCACCAGCAGCAGGAACGCGCCGGCGATACCGTGGGCCGCCAGCCGCCCCGACGGAGTCAGCGCGAAATTCTGCGGCGTGAGCTGCAGAAATCCGAGATCCCACAGCCCATGGTAGGCCGCCATCGCCGCGAGTGCCGCGCCTCGGGCCGAATCGAGGGCATCGATCCGCCGGCTCGAATGGGGGGGCGTGGATGCGGGGGAGGCGGGCATGGCCGCGCCCTATCACCGATCTCCGGTCGAGGCGAAGGGCAGGCGCAACGAGACACGCCCTGTCGCTCAGGCGGCCTTGCGGCCAATCGAATCAGTCCGGCAGGAGACCCCGACCGAGCCGAATTCGGCGCGGGTGATCCTAACCCGTTGTCCGGCCACGCTCTCGCGTGCCGGAACGGCATTCAAATCAATTGAGAGGACGGGCAACCCGGCGCATGCGAGATGCGACATTGGCGCCATGCTTCTGAAAAATGATCATTTGAAGTGTCCCGTTGCCGACCAAACGGGCTTTCCGCGTAATCTGACTTTGTTAACGTAGGCTCGGGATTGCGCCGCGCGATTCGGCACGGGTTGCTTATATGTCGAACGACCACGAACTGAGTGCCGTCGGGCTTCGTATGCCGGAGACGCGAGACCGCGCGATGGAGCGGGAGACCGAGGAGGAACGTCCGGCCGAACTCTTGGAGGTCGCCGGGCGCATCAAGTGGTTCGACGTGTCGAAGGGCTTCGGCTTCATCGTGCCGGATGACGGCTCGGCGGACGTGCTGCTGCACATCACCTGCCTGCGCCGGGACGGGCATCAGGCCGCGAGCGAAGGCGCGCGGATCGTGGTCGAGGCAGTGCAGCGCGCCCGCGGCTGGCAGGCCTTCCGGGTGCTCTCGCTGGATCAGTCGACGGCGCTCCACCCCTCCGAACTGCCGATGGCGCGCACCCACGAAGTCGTCACGCCGACGAGCGGCCTGGAACGCGCGGTGGTGAAGTGGTTCAACCGCCTGCGTGGCTTCGGCTTCCTCAGCCGCGGCGACGACACGCCGGACATCTTCGTTCACATGGAGACCCTGCGCCGCTACGGCATCGCCGAGTTGAAGCCCGGCGAGGAGGTGCTGGTGCGCTACGGCGACGGCTCGAAGGGTGCTATGGCGGCGGAAGTCCGCCTCGTCGACGGGGCGCTTCCGGCTTCCCATTGACGGTGATCCGCGTGCCCGTGTCTCCCCTCGCGACAAAGCTCCTGCGCATCGCCGCCTGCCTCGCCGCGCTGGCGGCCTTGCCGGTGCTTCCACTCCGCGCGCAAGAGGCGGCGCCCGCCGCCCAGACCGCGACCGAGCCGCTGGGCATCGTCGCCAAGAATGGCCGCCACGCCTTCCAGGTCGAGGTGATGCGCACCGACGCGCAGCGCGCCAAGGGGCTCATGTACCGCCGCTCCATGGCCGCCGACCACGGCATGCTGTTCGACTTCGAGCGGCCGGCGCCGGTCACGATGTGGATGAAGAACACCTACCTCTCGCTCGACATGGTGTTCATCCGTTCCGACGGCTCGATCGCCCGGATCGCCCCGGATACAGAGCCGCTCTCGACCAAGGTGATCCCGTCGGGCGAGCCGGTTCTCGCAGTGCTCGAACTCAACGCCGGGACCGCCGCCAAGCTCGGCATCCGCGCGGGCGACCGGGTCGAGCACCCGATGTTCAAGCGCTAGCCGTGACGGCCCCGGAGCCCGACGATCCGGCCGGGGTCTGGGATGATGCGCTGCGCGCCGCCGCCCTGTTCGCCGCCGACCCGCATGGCCTCGGCGGGATCGTGGTGCGTGCAGGGGCCGGTCCGGTGCGCGACCTTTGGCTCGATCATCTTCGCGCCCTGCTCACGGGCCCGGTGCGACGGATGCCGCCGGGCATCGCCGACGACCGTCTGATCGGTGGACTCGACCTGCCCGCCACTCTCCGGGCCGGCCGCCCGGTGATCCAGCGCGGCCTGCTGGCGGAGGCCGATGGCGGTATCGTCGTGGTGCCGATGGCCGAACGCCTGGAGCGCGGCGCCGTGGCCCGGCTCACGGGCGCCCTCGACACGGGCATGGTGGCGCTGGAACGCGATGGCCTCGCCGCACGGCTCCCGGCCCGCTTCGGCCTCGTGCTGCTCGACGAGGGGCAGGAGGACGAGACCGTCACTGCGGCGCTTGCCGACCGACTGGCACTCCGCATCGACCTGTCCAGCGTGAGCCTGCGGGACGCGAGAACGCCCCCTTCCCGGGCCGCTGGCGAAGCGGACGCAGCAGCAGGCCAATCCGCGCCCGACCCGACCGCGACCCTCTGCGCCGTCGCGGAGGCCTTCGGCATCGCCTCGCTGCGGGCACCGCTTCTCGCCCTGCGGATCGCCCGGCTCATCGCCCGGAATGCCCGGCGCGACGAACCGAGCGAGGCCGACCTGATCGACGCCGCACGTCTCGTCCTGGCGCCGCGGGCGACGCGTCTGCCCGCGCCGCCGCAGCCGGCCGAGCAGGAACCGGCGGACCCGCCCCCACCGGAGCCGCAGCCCCCACAGGACGCCGATCGAACCCCCGAGGACGCGCCCGAGCAGGCGGATGCCACGCCAACAGAAGCCGGCGAGACGGTGCTCGACGCGGTCCGTGCCGCCCTCCCGAAGGACTTGCTCGCCCGGCTCCTTGCCGGCGGCCCGCCGCTGCGCGCCGGCGCGGCCGGGCGGATGGGGGCGGCCTCCGCCTCGCCGCTCACGGGCCGCCCGGTCGGCAGCCGTCCCGGCGATCCGCGCCGGGGGCGGCTCGACCTGATCGCGACCCTGCGCGCCGCCGCCCCGTGGCAGCGCCTGCGCCGGGGCGAGGCCGATCCACGCCGCGTCCTCGTCACCCCGGAGGATTTCCGGATTCGCCGGTTGAAGCGGCGCAGCGAGACGACGACGATCTTCTGCGTCGATGCCTCCGGCTCGGCGGCGCTCGAACGGCTGGCGGAGGCGAAGGGCGCCGTCGAATTGCTCCTCGCGGAGGCTTACGTCCGGCGCGACCGCATCGCCCTCGTCGCCTTCCGCGGCGCGCGGGCCGAGACCGTGCTGCCGCCGACGCGCTCCCTGGTCAGAGCCAAGCGCGTGCTCGCGGGCCTGGCCGGCGGAGGCGGCACGCCGCTCGCCGCCGGGCTCGACACCGCCGCCGCCCTGGCCCTCGGCATCCGGCGCGCGGGCGGAAGCCCCGTCATCGTCCTGCTCACCGACGGGCGCGCCAACGTCGCCCGCTCCGGCCTCGGCGGCCGGGCGCTGGCCGGCGAGGAGGCTTTGGCGGCCGCCCGCGTGCTTCGGGTGCAGGCGCTGCCCATCCTCGTGATCGATACCGGCGCCCGGCCCGACGGCGCGCGCGGCCTCGCCGAGGCGGCGCGGGGGCGTTACTGTCCGCTGCCCCATGCCGATGCGGGCAGCGTCAGCGCGGCGGTGCGCGCCGCCACAGCCTGAGGCCCGCTTTGCCCTTGTCCTCCCCCTCGCCCTCCAAAGACGACCGGCCGGATTGGGAGCGTGATGGCCGCGATTGGCCGCACCGGGCGGCGAGCCGCTTCGTGGAGGCCGCAGGCCTGCGCTGGCACGTGCAGGAATTCGGGGAGCCGGATGCACCCGGCCTCCTGCTCCTGCACGGCACCGGCGCCGCGACCCATTCCTGGCGCGGGCTGGCCCCGCTTCTCGCGGAACGGTTCAGGGTC from Methylobacterium sp. AMS5 carries:
- a CDS encoding cold-shock protein, which produces MERETEEERPAELLEVAGRIKWFDVSKGFGFIVPDDGSADVLLHITCLRRDGHQAASEGARIVVEAVQRARGWQAFRVLSLDQSTALHPSELPMARTHEVVTPTSGLERAVVKWFNRLRGFGFLSRGDDTPDIFVHMETLRRYGIAELKPGEEVLVRYGDGSKGAMAAEVRLVDGALPASH
- a CDS encoding DUF192 domain-containing protein codes for the protein MTVIRVPVSPLATKLLRIAACLAALAALPVLPLRAQEAAPAAQTATEPLGIVAKNGRHAFQVEVMRTDAQRAKGLMYRRSMAADHGMLFDFERPAPVTMWMKNTYLSLDMVFIRSDGSIARIAPDTEPLSTKVIPSGEPVLAVLELNAGTAAKLGIRAGDRVEHPMFKR
- a CDS encoding magnesium chelatase subunit D, whose protein sequence is MTAPEPDDPAGVWDDALRAAALFAADPHGLGGIVVRAGAGPVRDLWLDHLRALLTGPVRRMPPGIADDRLIGGLDLPATLRAGRPVIQRGLLAEADGGIVVVPMAERLERGAVARLTGALDTGMVALERDGLAARLPARFGLVLLDEGQEDETVTAALADRLALRIDLSSVSLRDARTPPSRAAGEADAAAGQSAPDPTATLCAVAEAFGIASLRAPLLALRIARLIARNARRDEPSEADLIDAARLVLAPRATRLPAPPQPAEQEPADPPPPEPQPPQDADRTPEDAPEQADATPTEAGETVLDAVRAALPKDLLARLLAGGPPLRAGAAGRMGAASASPLTGRPVGSRPGDPRRGRLDLIATLRAAAPWQRLRRGEADPRRVLVTPEDFRIRRLKRRSETTTIFCVDASGSAALERLAEAKGAVELLLAEAYVRRDRIALVAFRGARAETVLPPTRSLVRAKRVLAGLAGGGGTPLAAGLDTAAALALGIRRAGGSPVIVLLTDGRANVARSGLGGRALAGEEALAAARVLRVQALPILVIDTGARPDGARGLAEAARGRYCPLPHADAGSVSAAVRAATA